The DNA sequence CGGGGGCGGAGGACAAAACCGGGAAGAGCCTGGTGCACCGGCACATCATGACCTGGGAGGTCATCGGCCATATCCTTCGATCGCCCATCCTCATCTCGGCCCTCCTTGCGATGAGCGATCACGGGATGTCCCGCACCGATCTCCGGGATCTGACCGGCAGCAGAACCGCTTCCCTGACCCCCAGGATGCAATGGCTCCGGCAGCATCACCTCGTTAATGAGTGGAAGGGTGAATATCATCTGACCACCGCAGGAAATGAGGTTGCCTCCCGGCTGCGTACACTCATCCGGTTCACCAGGGTGGCCGTCGACCACCACGAATTCTGGAGGCATCATACACTTGACGGCATCCCCGCATTCGCAATGGAGAATTTGGGAGACCTGTGGGAGAGCAGGATCATCTCCGGCCGGCATGACGACCCCTATACCATCCATACCCACTTCTTTCAGGCTGTCGCCGATGCAGAATATATCTGTGCCGTCTGCGACTACGTGCTCCCGCGGATTGCACAGGCGATCCCTCATCATGTCCGGCCGGGCATTCCCATCGAGGTCGTCATCAGCCCCCGGGCGGCAGCCCGCATGGTACGTGAACCGGACCTGCAGTACCTCGGCCATTTGGAAAATTACGATACCATCCGGTTCTTCGTTGCCGACATCCCCCCGTCGCTTGGTATCTCCCTCACCGATACGACGATGACCCTCAAGCTCTCCCACACAGGCACGGACATCTTCGACACCTCCCGGAGCCTCGTCTCCGAGGCGGCGGACGCTCACCGCTGGGCCATGCGACTGTTCCGTTTCTTCCGGGACGGGGCGGTCCCGCTGGAGGAGTTTCTGGCGGGCCGGAACCGTTGACCGGCCATCGGATCATGTCGGCGGGAGACGGGCACCTTTCTCCGGTGCCGGAAACGCCGACAGCATTGCATCGTCCGCGGGGAGAGACCGTCACACAAAGAATCCGAGGACGATGCCCCCCGCATACACCACCATCGCGACATGGAAGAGCGGCAACGCCCGCATCCCCGCCTCCGGCGCCCCATTCCCCCGGAGAATGATCCCGGTTGCAGCAACGAGCAGCAGGAATCCGATGAGGAGCCCCGCCTGTGCCACCGGTACGAGAACTCCCGCAAAGAAGACCGCCATGATGCCATGCAGGACGGTGCAGACCGCAATCCAGGTGACGGTGCCCCCCACCCCGTAGAGCACCGGGACCGTCTGCATTCCCCGTGCACGGTCGTTTCTCAGATCGGCGAGGTCGTTTGCCGCGAGATGGGCGAGGGCATAGGGGTAGAAGAAGAGGAAGTAGAGAAGCCCCGTCACATCCGGCATCCCGGCGGCGAGATACCCGGCGACGGGGAAGAGGGCGA is a window from the Methanovulcanius yangii genome containing:
- a CDS encoding helix-turn-helix transcriptional regulator; the encoded protein is MNDDARLTSCLSTTLTIFRSDLAIRIFLALLPHPSSLQALSASTESSPSSITRTSHDLTCLGLVDRSHGTYGLSRTGEQFTTLYISLMETVERANPGAEDKTGKSLVHRHIMTWEVIGHILRSPILISALLAMSDHGMSRTDLRDLTGSRTASLTPRMQWLRQHHLVNEWKGEYHLTTAGNEVASRLRTLIRFTRVAVDHHEFWRHHTLDGIPAFAMENLGDLWESRIISGRHDDPYTIHTHFFQAVADAEYICAVCDYVLPRIAQAIPHHVRPGIPIEVVISPRAAARMVREPDLQYLGHLENYDTIRFFVADIPPSLGISLTDTTMTLKLSHTGTDIFDTSRSLVSEAADAHRWAMRLFRFFRDGAVPLEEFLAGRNR